The Candidatus Mycolicibacterium alkanivorans genome contains a region encoding:
- a CDS encoding primosomal protein N', translating to MLSVPHLDREFDYLVSAEQSDDAQPGVRVRVRFHGRLVDAFVLDRRSDTDHVGQLGWLDRVISAEPVLTPEVRRLVDAVAARYAGTRPDVLRLAIPPRHARAEKDDGVAPLLPVIDPVDPAGWARYARGEQFLEALREGRAARAVWQALPGEQWCDRIAEAAAAAVSGGYGVLAIVPDQRDIDAVWRAAIVRVDPAAIVALSAGLGPSARYRRWLSVLRGHARLVIGTRSAVFAPVNRLGLVIVWDDGDDTLAEPRAPYPHAREVAMLRSHQLRCAALIGGYARTAEAHALVRSGWAHDLVAPRPVVRSCAPRVVALDDSGYAEERDPAARTARLPSVALRAAKAALDRNAPVLVQVPRRGYLPSVACARCRTIARCRHCMGPLSVSERDASGAVCRWCGRIDPALRCRRCGSDAIRAVVIGARRTAEEMGRAFSGTPVITSAGDSVHSEIGPGPALVVATPGAEPRAPDGYGAALLLDSWAMLGRQDLRAAEDTLRRWMAAAALVHARADGGVVAVVAESAIPTVQALIKWDPVGHAEAELESRAEVGLPPSVHMAVVDGASDAVTALLDHAELPEDADLLGPVDLPPGVRRPPATPADERVIRMLVRVRREEGLALAASLRQATAIESARHDHDAVRVQIDPLHIG from the coding sequence ATGCTCTCGGTGCCGCACCTCGACCGCGAGTTCGACTACCTGGTGTCGGCCGAACAGTCCGACGACGCCCAGCCCGGTGTGCGGGTGCGGGTGCGGTTCCACGGCAGGCTGGTGGACGCGTTCGTGCTCGACCGGCGCTCCGACACCGACCACGTCGGCCAGCTCGGGTGGCTGGATCGGGTGATCTCGGCCGAGCCGGTGCTGACTCCGGAGGTGCGGCGGTTGGTCGACGCCGTCGCCGCCCGCTACGCCGGCACCCGGCCCGACGTGCTGCGGTTGGCGATCCCGCCTCGACATGCCAGGGCGGAGAAGGACGACGGCGTCGCCCCGCTGCTGCCTGTGATCGACCCGGTCGACCCGGCGGGGTGGGCTCGCTACGCCCGCGGCGAGCAGTTCCTCGAGGCGCTGCGTGAAGGCAGGGCGGCCCGCGCGGTCTGGCAGGCCCTGCCCGGCGAACAGTGGTGCGACCGGATCGCCGAGGCGGCCGCCGCGGCGGTCAGCGGCGGCTACGGGGTGCTGGCCATCGTCCCCGACCAGCGCGACATCGACGCAGTGTGGCGGGCCGCGATCGTGCGGGTCGACCCGGCAGCCATCGTCGCCCTGTCGGCCGGGCTGGGCCCCTCGGCCCGCTACCGGCGCTGGCTGTCGGTGCTGCGGGGTCACGCGCGCCTGGTGATCGGCACCCGCAGCGCGGTGTTCGCGCCCGTGAACCGGCTCGGCCTGGTCATCGTGTGGGACGACGGCGACGACACCCTGGCCGAACCCCGGGCGCCCTACCCGCACGCGCGCGAGGTCGCGATGCTGCGGTCGCACCAGCTGCGCTGCGCCGCGCTCATCGGCGGCTACGCGCGCACCGCCGAGGCGCACGCCCTGGTCCGCAGCGGCTGGGCCCACGACCTGGTCGCCCCCCGACCGGTGGTGCGGTCGTGCGCGCCCCGGGTGGTCGCCCTCGATGACAGCGGCTACGCCGAGGAGCGCGACCCGGCTGCCCGGACCGCGCGGCTGCCCTCGGTGGCGCTGCGGGCAGCCAAGGCCGCCCTGGACCGCAACGCACCCGTGCTCGTCCAGGTGCCGCGCCGGGGCTACCTGCCGTCGGTGGCGTGCGCCCGGTGCCGCACGATCGCGCGCTGCCGGCACTGCATGGGTCCGCTTTCGGTGTCCGAACGTGACGCCTCGGGGGCGGTGTGCCGTTGGTGCGGCCGCATCGATCCGGCGTTGCGCTGCCGGCGATGCGGTTCCGACGCCATCCGCGCCGTGGTCATCGGTGCCCGGCGCACCGCCGAGGAGATGGGCCGGGCCTTCTCCGGCACGCCGGTGATCACCTCGGCCGGGGATTCCGTACACAGCGAGATCGGGCCCGGCCCGGCACTCGTGGTCGCCACCCCGGGCGCTGAGCCGCGCGCACCCGACGGATACGGCGCGGCGCTGCTGCTCGACAGCTGGGCGATGCTGGGCCGCCAGGACCTGCGCGCCGCCGAGGACACCCTTCGGCGGTGGATGGCCGCCGCAGCGCTGGTCCATGCGCGCGCCGACGGCGGGGTGGTGGCCGTCGTCGCCGAGTCGGCGATCCCCACCGTGCAGGCGCTGATCAAGTGGGATCCGGTCGGCCACGCCGAGGCGGAGCTCGAGTCCCGTGCGGAGGTCGGCCTGCCGCCGTCGGTGCACATGGCGGTCGTCGACGGCGCGTCCGACGCCGTGACCGCGCTGCTCGACCATGCCGAGTTGCCCGAGGACGCCGACCTGCTCGGCCCCGTCGACCTGCCGCCCGGGGTGCGGCGCCCGCCGGCCACCCCGGCCGACGAACGCGTGATCCGGATGCTGGTCCGGGTCCGCCGCGAGGAGGGTCTGGCGCTGGCCGCCTCGCTGCGGCAGGCCACCGCCATCGAGAGCGCCCGCCACGATCACGACGCGGTTCGGGTACAGATCGATCCTTTGCACATAGGGTGA
- a CDS encoding DUF2207 domain-containing protein: MKGFGRAIARSISLLLIGIGLLWPVLFSFTPKTGAPSDPVVITNYRADFVVDRDGRMDATEVITGDFPGSRHGIFRYWDVANQNDSHARQVPQITEVLMDDRPVPYEMLWESGERFRVAKIGDPSRLLDYGTHVFRLRYTIDGVLDPGSTGANRTFASSTGDQAAPSAFFWNVVAPAWNNEIDRADITVTLPGGVPGAQCSIGYGAGRACDGLTVDGDKVTLSATGLAPRTPVTVRAGVDVPTPVRAEVPWSYRWDRVLGRSLPTTLWLLGLTATAGLGAFLWWRTTVEPSPGFPLQYAPPKGLGPVQCEYIRTEKVPTDGLTATLFYLGERKLVSLDQVSPKKWAILGTGAGPAWADVDPVSIDVASALGIMRNGHTFDANGTVSAGKKLTAAKEVMATSVKKWAFVEGLMVKRRNELWLRFANVVALALAVCGFVGWFFPITLWGLPFAVFFLLSAGAWSSGVGSRRSAAGRQLWSQVGGFYRMLSTDSAESRFDFAARKDLYTAYIPFAVAGGVAALWARKYQTATGQVPPDPEWYHSSSGTSWHSASGGGGASFDSFESALSSSIGAYAASQSSSSSSSGGGSSGGGGGGGGGGGSW; this comes from the coding sequence ATGAAGGGATTCGGCCGTGCCATTGCGCGGTCGATCTCGTTGCTGCTCATCGGCATTGGGCTGCTCTGGCCGGTGTTGTTCAGCTTCACGCCCAAGACCGGCGCGCCGTCCGACCCGGTCGTCATCACCAACTATCGCGCGGACTTCGTCGTCGACCGCGACGGCCGGATGGACGCGACGGAGGTCATCACCGGCGACTTTCCCGGCAGCCGGCACGGCATCTTCCGCTACTGGGACGTCGCCAACCAGAACGACTCGCATGCGCGCCAGGTCCCCCAGATCACCGAGGTCCTGATGGACGACCGGCCGGTGCCCTACGAGATGCTGTGGGAGAGCGGCGAGCGCTTCCGGGTGGCCAAGATCGGTGACCCGAGCCGGTTGCTGGACTACGGCACCCACGTTTTCCGGCTTCGCTACACCATCGACGGCGTGCTCGATCCCGGTAGCACCGGGGCCAACCGGACGTTCGCGTCGTCAACCGGTGATCAGGCGGCGCCGTCGGCGTTCTTCTGGAACGTCGTCGCGCCGGCCTGGAACAACGAGATCGACCGCGCCGACATCACCGTCACCCTGCCCGGCGGGGTACCCGGCGCGCAGTGTTCGATCGGCTACGGCGCGGGACGCGCCTGTGACGGTCTGACCGTCGACGGCGACAAGGTCACGCTGTCGGCCACCGGACTGGCGCCGCGAACGCCGGTCACGGTACGCGCCGGGGTGGACGTGCCCACCCCGGTGCGAGCCGAAGTGCCGTGGTCCTACCGGTGGGACCGGGTGCTGGGCCGGTCGCTGCCGACCACGCTGTGGCTGCTCGGGCTGACTGCCACCGCGGGTCTGGGCGCCTTCCTGTGGTGGCGTACCACCGTCGAGCCCTCGCCGGGCTTCCCGTTGCAATACGCACCGCCCAAGGGTCTGGGGCCGGTGCAGTGCGAATACATCCGCACCGAGAAGGTCCCGACGGACGGCCTGACCGCCACGCTGTTCTACCTCGGCGAGCGCAAACTGGTGTCGCTCGACCAGGTCAGCCCAAAGAAGTGGGCCATTCTGGGCACGGGCGCCGGACCGGCGTGGGCCGACGTCGACCCGGTCAGTATCGACGTGGCCTCGGCGCTGGGCATCATGCGCAACGGACACACATTCGACGCCAACGGCACCGTCAGCGCCGGGAAAAAGCTCACCGCGGCCAAGGAGGTCATGGCGACCTCGGTCAAGAAATGGGCGTTCGTCGAGGGTCTGATGGTCAAGCGCCGCAACGAGTTGTGGCTGCGGTTCGCCAACGTCGTCGCGCTGGCGCTGGCCGTCTGCGGGTTCGTCGGCTGGTTCTTTCCGATCACGTTGTGGGGCCTGCCGTTCGCGGTGTTCTTCCTGCTGTCGGCGGGTGCCTGGAGCAGCGGCGTGGGCAGCCGGCGCTCGGCGGCCGGTCGCCAGCTATGGTCGCAGGTCGGCGGCTTCTACCGCATGCTGTCCACAGACTCCGCCGAGTCGCGGTTCGACTTCGCCGCCCGCAAGGACCTTTACACCGCCTACATCCCGTTCGCCGTGGCGGGCGGGGTGGCCGCACTGTGGGCGCGCAAGTACCAGACCGCCACCGGTCAGGTGCCGCCGGATCCGGAGTGGTATCACTCCTCATCGGGCACCAGCTGGCATTCGGCATCCGGTGGCGGGGGTGCTAGCTTCGACAGCTTCGAGTCGGCATTGTCGTCGTCCATCGGCGCCTACGCCGCGTCGCAGTCCTCCTCCTCGTCGAGCAGCGGCGGCGGGTCTAGCGGCGGCGGCGGTGGCGGAGGAGGAGGCGGCGGTTCATGGTGA
- a CDS encoding VWA domain-containing protein: MTNSAISLIAALLDRSGSMESIADDTRGGFDAYIAGQRGQSGTTLVTLAQFDNDYDVVYQNRPVDDVPPLALEPRGTTALLDAIGRFVTEVGASLAALPEEDRPGDVTVLVMTDGHENSSVEWPKDAVRKLVSQQEAVYGWDFVFLGANMDAIDVGTGLGFAPGKSLTFAASDAGVGGAFSAVAGYTSRKRSRGDRSVASVVFDDAERRGAQGRR, from the coding sequence ATGACCAATTCCGCTATTTCGCTGATCGCCGCACTGCTGGACCGATCCGGCTCGATGGAGTCGATCGCCGACGACACCCGCGGCGGCTTCGACGCCTACATCGCCGGTCAGCGCGGCCAGTCCGGCACCACGTTGGTGACCTTGGCGCAGTTCGACAACGACTACGACGTCGTCTACCAGAACCGCCCCGTCGACGACGTGCCGCCGTTGGCGCTCGAACCGCGCGGTACCACCGCGCTGCTCGACGCGATCGGCCGGTTCGTCACGGAGGTGGGCGCCAGCCTTGCGGCACTGCCCGAGGAAGACCGCCCGGGTGACGTCACCGTGCTGGTGATGACCGACGGCCACGAGAACTCCAGCGTGGAGTGGCCCAAAGATGCTGTGCGAAAGCTTGTTTCGCAACAGGAGGCGGTCTACGGGTGGGACTTCGTGTTCCTGGGCGCGAACATGGACGCCATCGACGTCGGGACGGGTCTCGGATTCGCACCCGGCAAGTCGCTGACCTTTGCGGCGTCCGACGCCGGTGTGGGTGGCGCGTTTTCGGCGGTGGCCGGCTACACCTCCCGCAAACGATCCCGGGGAGATCGCTCGGTCGCCTCGGTAGTCTTCGACGATGCCGAACGCCGAGGGGCGCAGGGTCGTCGATGA
- a CDS encoding LemA family protein yields the protein MVTFVLVLVLLIAVLVLGGFVLGYNKVRSADVRVDEALGGIDVQLTRRASLIPSLVSTVQTYAAHEKAILDHVADAQTALAAATAGKSVAQRGSAEKEFDTAVGQVLALGQTYPQLNSSNNFLNLQQNLADTEDKLAFARQYYNDAAATVNRLITAIPWMFVAGTAGVTQREFYQVPK from the coding sequence ATGGTGACCTTTGTGCTCGTACTGGTGCTGCTCATCGCGGTTCTGGTGCTCGGCGGATTCGTGCTGGGATACAACAAGGTTCGCTCCGCCGATGTGCGGGTCGACGAGGCGCTCGGCGGGATCGACGTCCAGCTGACCCGGCGCGCGTCGCTGATCCCGAGCCTGGTGAGCACGGTGCAGACGTATGCCGCCCACGAGAAGGCCATCCTCGACCACGTCGCCGACGCGCAGACCGCGCTCGCGGCGGCGACCGCGGGCAAGTCGGTGGCGCAGCGCGGTTCAGCGGAGAAGGAATTCGACACCGCCGTCGGTCAGGTGCTTGCGCTCGGGCAGACCTATCCGCAGCTGAACTCGTCCAACAACTTCCTGAACCTCCAGCAGAACCTCGCCGACACCGAGGACAAGCTGGCTTTCGCCCGTCAGTACTACAACGACGCCGCGGCAACGGTGAACCGGCTGATCACCGCGATCCCGTGGATGTTCGTCGCCGGGACGGCCGGGGTGACGCAGCGCGAGTTCTACCAGGTCCCGAAATAG